Proteins encoded within one genomic window of Anastrepha ludens isolate Willacy chromosome 4, idAnaLude1.1, whole genome shotgun sequence:
- the LOC128860615 gene encoding uncharacterized protein LOC128860615 — translation MAKKGGVQQLQADIQTDEDFEKFLERPGLLVLDIYSEWCGPCLGMVGSLRKIKLEIGGDNLHLAICKSDSISYLKRFCKKSEPTWMFVTNGKATNLLFGSNTPKLMKLIAHELEMLSKPNRNLYDITELQPEEESRLKIKQHAEMEALNKEEAAKQKKRIDYLNSMTDIIIENIPDMGVTVFGPHINRDMYKKLLEPAENMKLQCKDRRVINVSRADFDVVNYACPNPLPDDVMEQLDQKDLMMCFWKMPEDDRRPIPEVLNQYAHELMVEHHEVDVLTEEDIVHPPIILPLDLTIEVELEEGEVWEEPEPEPEPEPLPKKTPGKKEESAAAAETVEGEEDEGEEGSEGDEGGEGAEAGEGPEAPDLPELQMDAFDADFDLNDEEEEGEQEAEPEEVEVVVQKRYRKKIIRIPPIWVAGNARTHATLIYVFFRQQTTGFLPPDPTPEPPHIVMAFDAYKKRDLLSVAERLKDDVPLYGFFTSDEADEAKLIANSVSKYATMPQNPSDKIVFKVNKQTSNTMLSLATYGPSYVSADAVIGHAEALKFFPDTYKTAEQEAIEEAEREAENPKKKKRRTKVDEVAEPAVATSGEDSSDSRPATAPEESDVGEAAAAQIVEDGEAPPEGAPATEIVAPPAAEASEAADAATSDASPPAPAEGETPAEASAAEENVTPAE, via the exons tttgaaaaatttcttgagCGTCCCGGGTTATTGG TGTTGGATATCTATTCGGAATGGTGTGGGCCCTGTCTCGGCATGGTAGGCAGTTTgcgtaaaataaaattggaaattgGGGGCGATAATTTGCACCTAGCTATT TGCAAATCGGATTCGATCTCTTACCTGAAACGTTTCTGCAAGAAGAGTGAGCCCACATGGATGTTTGTTACT AATGGCAAAGCGACCAACCTATTATTCGGCTCAAATACACCGAAACTAATGAAACTAATCGCCCATGAACTCGAAATGCTCAGCAAGCCAAATCGCAATCTCTACGACATCACTGAACTCCAGCCGGAGGAGGAAAGTCGTCTCAAAATCAAGCAGCATGCCGAGATGGAGGCGCTAAACAAGGAGGAGGCTGCGAAGCAGAAAAAGCGCATCGATTATTTGAACTCAATGACTGACATTATAATCGAAAATATACCGGACATGGGTGTGACTGTTTTCGGGCCACATATCAATCGTGATATGTACAAGAAGTTACTCGAGCCGGCGGAAAATATGAAGTTGCAGTGCAAGGATCGACGTGTCATCAATGTTAGTCGtgccgactttgacgtggtgaACTACGCATGCCCGAATCCCTTGCCCGACGATGTGATGGAGCAGTTGGATCAAAAGGACCTGATGATGTGCTTTTGGAAAATGCCGGAAGATGATCGTCGTCCCATACCTGAGGTTTTGAATCAGTATGCACACGAGCTAATGGTGGAGCATCATGAAGTAGATGTCCTCACCGAAGAAGATATAGTGCATCCACCAATTATATTGCCGTTAGACTTGACAATCGAAGTAGAGTTAGAGG AGGGTGAAGTATGGGAGGAACCTGAACCGGAACCAGAGCCAGAACCTTTGCCCAAAAAGACGCCTGGGAAGAAAGAAGAATCCGCAGCTGCTGCCGAGACTGTCGAAGGCGAAGAAGATGAAGGTGAGGAAGGCAGTGAAGGTGATGAAGGTGGCGAAGGAGCCGAAGCTGGCGAAGGACCGGAAGCCCCCGATTTACCGGAATTACAAATGGATGCTTTTGATGCCGATTTTGATTTAAATGATGAAGAGGAGGAGGGAGAGCAGGAAGCTGAGCCGGAAGAAGTTGAAGTTGTCGTACAGAAACGGTACCGCAAGAAAATCATACGCATTCCCCCCATTTGGGTGGCGGGCAATGCGCGCACGCATGCCACCCTCATTTATGTCTTCTTCCGCCAACAAACAACCGGCTTTTTACCACCTGACCCGACACCGGAGCCGCCACATATCGTCATGGCGTTTGATGCATACAAAAAACGTGACTTACTGAGCGTTGCGGAACGTCTCAAGGACGATGTGCCACTTTATGGTTTCTTCACCAGTGACGAAGCAGACGAAGCAAAGTTGATCGCAAACTCCGTCTCTAAATATGCCACAATGCCGCAAAACCC CTCGGACAAGATTGTCTTCAAAGTGAACAAGCAAACCTCAAACACGATGCTCTCTTTGGCCACTTACGGGCCAAGCTACGTCAGCGCAGATGCCGTAATTGGGCATGCAGAGGCGCTTAAATTCTTCCCAGACACTTATAAAACAGCGGAACAAGAGGCCATCGAAGAGGCAGAAAGAGAAGCTGAAAACCCGAAAAAGAAGAAA CGTCGCACGAAAGTGGACGAAGTAGCGGAACCCGCCGTAGCCACGAGCGGTGAAGATAGTAGCGACAGTCGACCAGCAACGGCGCCAGAAGAGAGTGACGTTGGCGAAGCTGCAGCAGCGCAAATCGTCGAAGATGGTGAGGCGCCACCAGAGGGGGCACCAGCAACCGAAATTGTTGCACCACCAGCAGCAGAGGCAAGCGAAGCGGCTGATGCAGCTACCAGCGATGCATCGCCACCGGCGCCAGCAGAAGGAGAAACGCCTGCAGAGGCGTCCGCTGCAGAGGAAAATGTGACTCCAGCAGAATAA